In one Deltaproteobacteria bacterium genomic region, the following are encoded:
- a CDS encoding HAMP domain-containing histidine kinase, translated as MKIVTRAVDGYAEIKISDTGSGIPKEDLSKIFDPFFTTKEVGKGTGLGLNVAYNIVKKHKGTIDVESTVGKGTTFTIRIPITNDQHREV; from the coding sequence ATCAAGATTGTCACCAGGGCCGTTGATGGCTATGCGGAAATTAAGATAAGTGACACGGGATCAGGCATACCCAAGGAAGACCTCTCTAAAATATTCGATCCGTTTTTTACCACCAAGGAGGTAGGAAAAGGAACAGGGCTGGGCCTTAACGTGGCCTATAACATCGTTAAAAAGCACAAAGGCACCATTGATGTGGAGAGCACAGTGGGCAAGGGAACCACGTTTACGATTCGAATACCAATCACCAATGACCAACACCGGGAGGTCTAA
- a CDS encoding response regulator — MALKYKHTLLLVDDEESITKSLQRLFRKEGYEIYTASSGQEGLERLKEVGKPFSLIISDQRMPAMNGAEFLEKAKKIFPQAIRILLTGYSDMDAIVDAVNKGEIHRYFAKPWNDDDLVLQIRQSLEQYELVVENRRLLALTKKQNAELKELNNSLEEKVAERTREVIEKNEELSSLNRELEASLYNTVRAFASLVEMLTPSLAGHGRRVGAVSRKIAQELGLSEDEVDQIEIAGLLHDVGKLGFSKKLLKYQEDAWDGQDKALFRKHPEQGQAAVRFINKLDHAGILIRCHHEQYDGQGYPDQLAEEEIPLGSRIIAVADAYDRIVKLKVIDGDTLKRASREADATQGHPTEEVLQKAAVLHLREQAFTRYDPDIVKMFLAVLKTQGIEVEREKEVSIEDLKEGMFLSKSLHTSSGRFLLPHNTVLTEDLIGKLNTIHSLDPITESVHVEVK; from the coding sequence ATGGCATTAAAATACAAACACACCCTCCTGCTCGTGGACGACGAGGAATCTATCACCAAATCGCTCCAGCGTCTCTTTCGCAAGGAGGGATACGAGATCTACACGGCATCAAGCGGGCAGGAAGGGCTGGAGCGATTAAAAGAAGTCGGGAAGCCCTTTTCCCTTATCATTTCCGATCAGCGCATGCCGGCGATGAATGGAGCCGAATTTCTGGAGAAGGCAAAGAAGATCTTTCCCCAGGCCATACGAATCCTCCTGACAGGGTATTCTGACATGGACGCCATTGTGGATGCCGTCAACAAGGGAGAGATCCACCGGTACTTCGCCAAGCCCTGGAATGATGACGATCTCGTGCTCCAGATCCGACAGTCTCTTGAACAGTATGAACTCGTTGTGGAAAACCGGAGGTTGCTCGCTCTGACCAAGAAACAGAACGCAGAGTTAAAGGAACTCAATAACAGCCTGGAAGAAAAGGTGGCTGAGCGAACCAGAGAAGTCATTGAGAAAAACGAAGAGCTTTCTTCCCTGAACAGGGAACTGGAGGCGAGCCTTTATAACACAGTGCGCGCATTTGCCTCGTTAGTGGAGATGCTCACTCCCTCACTGGCCGGGCACGGAAGGCGCGTGGGGGCTGTTTCGCGCAAGATCGCCCAGGAGCTCGGCCTGAGTGAAGACGAGGTTGATCAAATAGAGATCGCCGGCCTTCTGCATGACGTAGGCAAGCTCGGATTTTCAAAGAAGCTCCTGAAATACCAGGAGGACGCTTGGGACGGTCAGGACAAGGCTTTGTTTCGCAAACACCCGGAGCAGGGCCAGGCAGCAGTCCGGTTTATCAATAAACTGGACCATGCGGGAATCCTGATCAGATGTCATCATGAGCAATATGACGGCCAGGGATATCCTGACCAACTGGCCGAGGAGGAGATCCCCTTGGGCTCCAGGATCATTGCCGTGGCAGATGCCTATGACAGGATCGTCAAGCTAAAGGTTATTGACGGCGACACCTTGAAAAGAGCGTCAAGAGAGGCTGATGCAACTCAGGGCCATCCAACAGAGGAAGTCCTGCAAAAAGCCGCAGTGCTTCACCTGAGGGAACAGGCTTTTACCCGATATGATCCCGATATTGTGAAGATGTTCCTGGCTGTTCTTAAGACACAAGGGATAGAGGTTGAAAGAGAAAAGGAGGTTTCCATTGAGGATCTCAAGGAGGGCATGTTTCTTTCAAAATCGCTTCATACCTCCAGCGGACGATTTCTGCTCCCTCACAATACTGTCCTGACTGAAGACCTTATTGGCAAGCTAAACACTATACATTCTCTTGATCCAATAACCGAATCAGTTCACGTGGAGGTAAAGTAG
- a CDS encoding response regulator, translated as MSKRVLIVDDDEAIRKSFTLTLEDTGYQTETAASGEKAIEMAQDTKFDLIFLDLKMLGLDGVQTLRELRKIDKDVPVYIVTAFYIEFLDQLKSAQEGGIEFELLRKPIGGAQLIAVARGVLEGPIVY; from the coding sequence ATGAGTAAGCGTGTGTTAATAGTTGATGATGATGAGGCAATTAGAAAGTCATTTACCCTGACACTTGAGGACACCGGGTATCAAACTGAGACAGCGGCATCAGGTGAGAAGGCAATTGAGATGGCGCAGGACACCAAATTTGATTTGATCTTCCTTGACCTTAAGATGCTGGGGCTAGATGGTGTCCAAACATTGCGTGAACTGCGGAAGATAGACAAGGATGTGCCTGTCTACATCGTAACAGCTTTTTATATCGAGTTCTTAGACCAGCTGAAAAGCGCTCAGGAAGGCGGGATAGAGTTTGAGCTTCTCAGAAAACCGATCGGCGGTGCCCAGCTTATTGCTGTTGCCAGGGGTGTTCTGGAAGGGCCAATAGTTTATTAG
- a CDS encoding circadian clock protein KaiB (Decreases the phosphorylation of KaiC, a component of the main circadian regulator in cyanobacteria) → MHEVRLYIMGRTARSKKAVEDLKVLLEAKHKGQYSLKIIDVMENPQLAEKDMVFATPTVVKASPPPQKRIIGDLSKSENVLAGLGLGLGKQL, encoded by the coding sequence ATGCATGAAGTCAGACTTTACATTATGGGCCGGACGGCGAGGTCTAAAAAGGCCGTCGAGGATCTAAAGGTGCTTCTCGAAGCTAAACACAAAGGTCAATATTCTCTCAAAATCATAGATGTCATGGAAAACCCGCAACTGGCCGAAAAGGATATGGTTTTCGCGACCCCGACAGTGGTAAAGGCTTCTCCACCACCGCAAAAAAGGATAATCGGGGATCTCAGCAAAAGCGAAAACGTACTGGCCGGGTTGGGTCTGGGGTTGGGGAAACAGTTATGA
- a CDS encoding HDOD domain-containing protein, producing the protein MDKEAFLKKLDNIPNLPTLPVIAFKVNKMLQDDDVSIRMLSETIEKDQAMVSKILKLVNSAFYGFRSKINTISHAITILGLSTIRNAIVSIAVVDAFSGKEAFEGFDITDFWKHSVAVAVTGRHMAEKTRLSAPDEAFVAGILHDVGKVVLAQYFQEPFGQLLTCVRDDGLSFYEAEKKLLPADHAQIGGRLVKKWQLPASLVETITYHHAVMKSAINVNPIMVVHASDYVVNNYKTDSQDGLELSGLFPEAAKIMAAELKALPDWFPAVATEIEQACDFFIEDGR; encoded by the coding sequence ATGGACAAAGAAGCATTCTTGAAAAAACTCGACAACATCCCGAATCTTCCGACTTTGCCTGTTATTGCTTTTAAAGTCAACAAGATGCTCCAGGATGATGATGTTTCCATCAGGATGCTGAGCGAAACCATAGAAAAAGACCAGGCCATGGTTTCAAAGATCTTGAAGCTCGTCAACTCGGCCTTCTACGGGTTTCGGTCGAAGATCAACACTATTTCTCACGCTATAACCATATTAGGCCTCAGCACCATCCGCAATGCCATTGTTTCGATTGCCGTAGTTGACGCTTTTTCCGGAAAGGAAGCTTTTGAGGGGTTTGACATTACGGACTTCTGGAAGCATTCCGTTGCAGTGGCCGTGACCGGCAGGCACATGGCCGAGAAGACCCGTCTGAGCGCCCCGGATGAGGCCTTTGTTGCCGGAATCCTCCATGATGTGGGAAAGGTGGTCTTGGCCCAATATTTCCAAGAGCCTTTCGGACAACTCTTGACATGCGTACGAGACGATGGCCTATCATTCTATGAGGCTGAAAAGAAGCTATTGCCGGCAGACCACGCACAAATCGGAGGCCGTCTGGTCAAGAAATGGCAGCTTCCAGCCAGTCTGGTCGAGACGATTACCTATCACCACGCAGTCATGAAATCGGCCATCAATGTTAACCCAATAATGGTAGTGCATGCTTCCGATTACGTTGTGAACAACTACAAGACCGATTCACAGGACGGCCTCGAGTTATCAGGGCTTTTCCCTGAGGCCGCCAAGATAATGGCAGCCGAATTGAAAGCCTTGCCGGACTGGTTTCCAGCGGTGGCAACCGAAATAGAGCAGGCCTGCGACTTCTTTATCGAAGATGGGAGATAG
- a CDS encoding HAMP domain-containing histidine kinase, producing MIELGDISIKDLTSIVEARNKIRILCEDLKFDSISAARLVAMTSELGRRMLTSGRASSIKVGLDQRDGAFGLVLLFASAQTGNPVGIEALEAVFDDVEEFQTSVGLEAVKAFKSLPDPEFEPTEEFIDQKRELVQRLTREELYAQLQEAYDKLRQSMQLILREKMVATGTLVAGVAHELNNPMTGMLQFAEYCLKYTTGDDRRYPVLRDIKHETKRCIDIVQNMLTFSRMEKEGEEGYQQESFATILDRVFKLLSYRIEREHVWLTSHVAEGVPEIWMKASSMQQMFLNLINNALDALKERPKKEIRVEVRHEGESIRVKVADTGSGIDTENLKRIFDPFFTTKPVGQGTGMGLAIIQSIIDMHDGKITCHSTPGVGTTFNILFPIERRKEGQNE from the coding sequence TCAGCGCCGCCAGGCTGGTGGCCATGACCTCGGAACTCGGCCGCCGGATGCTGACCTCGGGCCGTGCTTCCAGTATCAAGGTCGGACTGGATCAGCGAGACGGAGCATTCGGGCTTGTCCTCTTGTTTGCATCAGCACAAACCGGGAACCCGGTTGGTATCGAGGCCCTGGAGGCGGTCTTTGATGACGTTGAGGAGTTTCAGACCTCAGTCGGTCTTGAAGCCGTGAAAGCATTTAAATCCCTGCCGGACCCTGAATTTGAGCCTACGGAAGAGTTTATCGATCAAAAGCGGGAACTGGTTCAACGTCTCACCAGAGAGGAGCTTTATGCTCAGCTTCAAGAAGCATATGACAAACTCAGGCAATCGATGCAACTGATACTGAGGGAGAAAATGGTTGCCACAGGCACTCTGGTTGCGGGCGTTGCCCACGAGCTTAATAATCCAATGACCGGAATGCTCCAGTTTGCCGAGTATTGTCTCAAATACACCACAGGGGACGACCGAAGATATCCTGTGCTTCGAGATATAAAGCATGAAACAAAACGCTGCATCGATATTGTGCAAAACATGTTGACCTTTTCACGCATGGAAAAAGAGGGTGAAGAGGGCTACCAGCAAGAGAGTTTTGCCACGATTCTTGACAGGGTCTTTAAACTACTATCGTACCGTATAGAGAGAGAGCATGTCTGGCTGACCAGCCACGTTGCCGAAGGCGTTCCCGAAATCTGGATGAAAGCCAGCAGTATGCAACAAATGTTTCTCAATCTTATCAATAATGCCCTGGATGCCCTAAAGGAACGTCCGAAGAAGGAAATTCGTGTTGAAGTCCGCCATGAAGGCGAATCTATCCGGGTAAAGGTCGCCGATACCGGCTCCGGCATTGATACTGAAAACCTTAAACGCATTTTCGATCCTTTTTTCACAACCAAACCGGTCGGACAGGGGACAGGCATGGGACTTGCCATAATCCAGAGCATTATAGATATGCACGACGGGAAGATTACCTGTCACAGCACGCCCGGCGTTGGGACAACCTTTAATATTCTATTTCCAATAGAAAGAAGAAAGGAGGGCCAAAATGAGTAA
- a CDS encoding PAS domain S-box protein, with amino-acid sequence MRSQRLKILLIQDNPEEAGVIQEMLSEVRDASFDLECADGLSTGMERLAAGGIDLVVLDLKLSDTQGLDAIVKAHAEAPEVPVLMLSGHHDDMACIEALKKGVHDCLPKEHLHPHMLWRVILYAIERKRAEKALLASEMRFRLIIEKNADAIFVVNSEGRVRFANPAAERLFGLRGEELVGRMFGFPLTAGGSTEINIIRRHAEAAVAEMGVVEMEWEGEIAYLASLHDISERKRTEEALKKSRDELEKALSELTNTQTKMIQSEKMASIGQLAAGVAHEINNPTGFVSSNMNTLSDYQNDTERVIAEYRKLASDLKDNMAGNETPSSVYEQVKRLEKLESEVDIDFILNDSKELIKEFQEGTERIKKIVLDLKDFAHPGKDKLQSADINNCLESTLNVVWNELKYKATVTKEYGDLPLVECYPQQLNQVFMNLLVNAPQAIEEKGRSRLSPGPLMAMRKLR; translated from the coding sequence ATGCGAAGCCAGAGACTCAAGATATTATTGATTCAGGACAACCCTGAGGAGGCTGGGGTGATCCAGGAGATGCTGTCAGAAGTTAGGGATGCTTCATTTGATCTGGAATGCGCCGATGGGCTGTCAACTGGAATGGAGCGCCTGGCCGCAGGCGGGATTGATCTGGTTGTGCTTGATCTCAAGCTTTCAGACACCCAGGGGCTTGACGCTATCGTGAAGGCACACGCTGAAGCACCGGAAGTGCCGGTCCTGATGTTGAGCGGACATCACGACGACATGGCTTGCATCGAGGCATTGAAGAAGGGCGTACACGACTGCCTGCCCAAAGAGCACTTGCATCCCCACATGCTATGGCGGGTCATACTCTATGCCATCGAGCGCAAGCGGGCTGAAAAGGCGCTACTGGCGAGCGAAATGCGTTTTCGCCTTATAATAGAAAAGAATGCTGACGCCATCTTCGTTGTAAACAGTGAGGGAAGGGTGCGTTTTGCCAACCCGGCTGCGGAACGTCTTTTCGGCCTGAGAGGCGAAGAACTGGTTGGAAGAATGTTCGGGTTTCCTCTGACAGCAGGCGGATCCACTGAGATTAACATCATTCGCAGGCATGCAGAAGCAGCAGTAGCGGAAATGGGTGTGGTGGAGATGGAGTGGGAAGGTGAAATCGCATATCTCGCATCACTGCATGATATTAGTGAGCGGAAGCGGACAGAAGAGGCGCTGAAAAAATCGCGCGATGAATTGGAAAAAGCGTTGTCAGAATTAACAAATACACAAACAAAGATGATACAATCCGAAAAGATGGCTTCCATCGGACAGCTTGCAGCAGGTGTAGCCCACGAAATTAACAACCCCACCGGTTTCGTAAGCAGCAATATGAATACATTGTCGGATTATCAAAATGATACAGAAAGAGTTATAGCGGAATACAGGAAGTTGGCATCAGACCTGAAAGACAACATGGCCGGAAATGAAACGCCATCCTCCGTGTACGAGCAGGTAAAGCGTCTTGAAAAGCTGGAATCTGAAGTTGACATCGATTTTATCTTAAATGATAGCAAGGAGCTAATCAAAGAATTTCAAGAGGGGACTGAGCGGATCAAGAAGATTGTGCTTGATCTGAAGGACTTTGCCCATCCGGGTAAGGACAAGTTGCAATCCGCAGACATCAACAACTGCCTTGAATCAACTCTGAACGTTGTCTGGAACGAACTCAAATACAAAGCCACTGTGACAAAAGAATACGGAGACCTGCCCCTGGTGGAGTGCTATCCGCAGCAGCTTAACCAGGTCTTCATGAACCTTTTGGTTAATGCGCCCCAGGCCATAGAAGAGAAGGGGAGATCAAGATTGTCACCAGGGCCGTTGATGGCTATGCGGAAATTAAGATAA
- a CDS encoding diguanylate cyclase, translated as MEDKHIKVLAIQDEPKMTAAIRRTLLREKSPSFDIELADRLSSGLERLSGGGIDIVLLDLMLPGSQRLDTLDRVLAHSTKVPVVVLTALGEEALAVKALQRGAQDYLFKAQLDSNMLMRTMQCAIEPKWADEASHETNLFLQNTLESSSSISIMFTDLEGNILYWNKGAEEIFGYKAEEIVGRHKTNILYPDDEEETKRTVEEVRSFVLKNKQGTSCEIIEIAKDGRKLWINVNITPWLDQNGKVIGILGIGQDTTERKHAEEALRVSEARLKQIIEKNADAIIVVDRDGIVQFVNPAAESLFGREAKNLQGESFGFPMVAGATEIDIVRKDGERATAEMRFVETEWEGKSAFLTSLRDITNRKQMEVSLERANQDLKQSMEESRTANQKILQQQKSVIEEERLKVLLQMAGATAHELNQPLMGLLGNIQLMRLNKDTPEKLAGHMDIVEEAGQRITDIIRKIQDIRHYDTKPYPGGTPIINLDQKLNIFIVEDSVEDFERIETILNTHTGITLSRATTIKDAVQLLDNGHVDLILLDHVLPDGNSLDFLRIMDEKVTGIPVVVITAHGDEMVASQVIQAGAHDYLPKERVSDQSLSRSINNALEKGRLKREIKLAMKKMVEMSTRDDLTGLYNRRYFMEALEREVARAGRYEFEIVLCMADLDHFKRINDTYGHPVGDRVLSEIGRMLKKCFRQSDLVCRYGGEEFAVILPNTRIEEARTVGERFREMVAGYAFEYEEAQFQMTVSIGIAKLDGSESKTPMELVAKADEALYRAKGGGRNRVKVYRS; from the coding sequence ATGGAAGATAAACACATTAAAGTGCTTGCAATTCAGGACGAGCCTAAGATGACGGCCGCTATCCGACGAACACTGCTCAGAGAAAAGAGTCCTTCATTTGATATAGAGCTTGCCGACCGGCTTTCTTCAGGGTTGGAGCGTCTTTCCGGCGGAGGGATCGATATAGTGCTGTTGGATCTTATGCTGCCGGGCAGCCAGAGGCTTGACACGCTGGACAGGGTGCTCGCTCATTCAACGAAAGTGCCGGTCGTGGTGCTGACTGCTCTCGGCGAAGAAGCGCTCGCCGTAAAGGCTTTGCAGCGCGGCGCGCAGGACTATTTGTTCAAGGCACAACTTGATAGCAATATGCTGATGCGCACCATGCAATGTGCCATTGAGCCCAAGTGGGCGGATGAGGCTTCACATGAAACGAACTTGTTTTTGCAAAACACCCTGGAGAGCTCTTCGTCTATTTCAATCATGTTTACTGATCTGGAAGGCAATATCCTTTACTGGAACAAAGGGGCTGAGGAGATATTTGGATACAAGGCTGAAGAGATAGTCGGTCGTCATAAGACAAACATATTATACCCTGACGATGAAGAGGAGACCAAAAGGACAGTAGAGGAGGTCAGGTCGTTTGTACTTAAGAATAAACAGGGAACAAGTTGCGAGATTATTGAGATAGCAAAAGATGGACGCAAGCTATGGATCAATGTGAACATTACCCCCTGGCTCGATCAGAACGGCAAGGTGATAGGGATCTTAGGTATTGGACAAGACACGACCGAGCGCAAACATGCGGAGGAGGCCCTGCGGGTCAGCGAGGCCCGCCTTAAACAGATCATAGAAAAAAATGCCGATGCCATCATTGTTGTTGATCGGGATGGAATCGTACAATTTGTGAATCCTGCTGCGGAATCTCTTTTTGGCCGCGAGGCAAAAAATCTCCAGGGTGAATCGTTCGGGTTTCCTATGGTGGCCGGGGCAACGGAAATCGATATCGTGCGGAAAGATGGAGAAAGGGCCACAGCGGAAATGCGTTTTGTAGAAACGGAATGGGAGGGGAAAAGTGCTTTCCTTACATCACTTCGAGATATTACGAATCGCAAGCAGATGGAAGTTTCACTGGAAAGGGCCAATCAAGACCTCAAACAGAGTATGGAGGAATCAAGAACGGCCAACCAGAAGATTTTGCAGCAGCAAAAATCGGTGATAGAAGAGGAACGGCTCAAGGTACTGCTTCAGATGGCCGGGGCCACGGCCCATGAGTTGAACCAGCCATTGATGGGCCTGCTAGGAAATATTCAGTTGATGAGGTTGAACAAAGATACCCCTGAAAAATTGGCCGGGCACATGGACATAGTCGAAGAGGCCGGCCAACGGATAACCGATATCATAAGAAAGATCCAGGATATTCGCCATTACGATACAAAACCCTACCCTGGCGGAACCCCCATTATTAACCTCGACCAGAAGTTGAATATCTTTATTGTGGAAGACTCGGTCGAGGATTTTGAGAGGATTGAAACAATTCTGAACACTCATACCGGGATAACCCTGTCTCGTGCCACCACCATCAAAGATGCAGTCCAATTACTGGACAACGGCCACGTTGATCTTATTCTTTTGGACCATGTGCTTCCGGATGGCAATTCCCTTGATTTCTTAAGGATCATGGATGAAAAGGTGACAGGGATACCGGTCGTGGTCATTACCGCTCATGGAGATGAGATGGTCGCTTCCCAGGTGATTCAGGCCGGCGCCCATGATTATCTTCCTAAAGAAAGGGTGAGTGACCAATCCCTTTCTCGAAGCATCAATAATGCACTGGAAAAAGGTCGCCTGAAAAGAGAAATAAAACTGGCCATGAAGAAGATGGTTGAAATGTCAACCAGAGATGATCTCACCGGGCTCTATAACCGGCGATACTTTATGGAGGCGTTGGAGCGGGAGGTGGCAAGGGCAGGGAGATACGAGTTTGAAATCGTACTTTGCATGGCGGATCTGGATCACTTTAAAAGAATCAATGACACCTATGGTCATCCTGTCGGCGACAGGGTCCTGTCTGAAATCGGTAGAATGCTGAAAAAATGCTTTCGTCAAAGTGACCTGGTATGCCGCTATGGGGGTGAGGAGTTTGCTGTTATTCTTCCCAACACCCGGATTGAAGAGGCCCGCACAGTAGGCGAAAGATTCAGGGAGATGGTGGCGGGGTACGCGTTTGAATATGAGGAAGCTCAATTTCAGATGACAGTCAGCATAGGCATTGCAAAACTGGATGGCTCAGAGTCAAAAACTCCCATGGAATTGGTAGCCAAGGCAGACGAGGCCCTATATCGCGCCAAGGGCGGGGGAAGAAACCGGGTCAAGGTCTATAGATCATGA
- a CDS encoding response regulator → MNDSKHTVLCVDDDQNILSALKRLLRKEGYNFLMASSGAEGLEILKNNDIQMVMCDQRMPEMSGTDFLARVKEEYADIIRVILSGYTEVDAITESINKGHVYKFFLKPWNDQSLRLEIKQALDQYDLIQANKKLDEKVMEQNEELKSINENLETLVKQRTEDLEIQNQALELSRAMLEVLPVPIIGVSAEGMIAVINEKAQTLSYNGRAIEIGGEIIDYFSTDIQERVAGALETDKAQTLKGDGLPDGAYDIDITPLLGRFRGKGVIMTLRPAG, encoded by the coding sequence ATGAACGATTCAAAACACACCGTTCTCTGCGTAGATGACGATCAAAACATCTTAAGCGCCTTGAAGCGATTGCTTCGAAAAGAGGGCTACAACTTCCTGATGGCTTCAAGTGGAGCAGAGGGCCTTGAGATCCTTAAAAACAATGATATTCAGATGGTGATGTGCGATCAGAGGATGCCGGAGATGAGCGGCACTGATTTCCTTGCCAGGGTAAAAGAAGAGTATGCTGATATCATTCGTGTCATCTTAAGTGGTTACACAGAGGTGGACGCAATTACGGAGTCGATCAACAAAGGACATGTCTACAAGTTTTTTCTCAAACCGTGGAATGATCAGAGTCTGAGGCTGGAGATCAAACAGGCCCTGGATCAATACGACCTTATACAGGCGAACAAAAAGCTTGACGAAAAGGTTATGGAACAGAATGAGGAGTTGAAAAGCATAAATGAAAATCTTGAGACACTGGTTAAACAGAGAACCGAGGATCTTGAAATTCAGAACCAGGCCCTGGAACTCTCACGCGCCATGCTTGAAGTTTTGCCCGTACCGATCATTGGTGTGAGCGCTGAGGGTATGATTGCGGTAATCAATGAAAAGGCCCAAACGCTATCATACAATGGCCGGGCCATCGAGATAGGCGGGGAGATTATCGATTACTTTTCAACTGATATTCAAGAAAGGGTGGCCGGTGCGCTGGAAACCGACAAGGCACAGACGCTAAAGGGAGACGGGTTGCCGGACGGGGCATACGATATTGATATCACCCCCCTTTTGGGACGTTTTCGAGGAAAAGGTGTGATCATGACATTGAGACCGGCGGGTTAG